In Litorimonas taeanensis, one DNA window encodes the following:
- a CDS encoding DUF11 domain-containing protein, giving the protein MSGFKAILSAWVIIGTFLGCNAFAATPAGSIILNQATATYFDNELDSGFSVLSTIASVRVKPRPNFALLNDVELQANAGETVVFSHIIENTGNQTDRYFVDAMPIPSNLQLQEVRLFHDINQNGAVDPEDPQISETASLVPGSAISILLSGEVPTTAVAGQGYYGSIRAISQQDPNLVQVRMDVARITSDAAFRVLKSAMPNCATPVGENETIEYNLRFLNINKLQSSVIEYTIDGAVERGFIIEDEVPANTVLLENAVSQVAPSSAIIVVRDASSGRLSAYENFIESDFVESIGIFIPESAMTSGQSGNLSFKVKPSENITPETVVTNVVAVDFDHDGQTDIESNPVCNMLAASGEGEEATIEFLEPNLAIRRAVAQANSQTKTVQFGPKHDVNSDYENTGLYRLENYPNYTVVGDGVYLQVRSSSFNKSSSLADRRDDDKFIRIKIESSKTGDTLYTRVLETEPNSGLFRVETPFRLSLTELGAGGDCGPTTEDQCVLKSAVGDVIGASIFDEGIRATLTAKASVNPQGVVFDSASMASVSGAEVNFINVDGSPAIDGLSGTPVPPQVTNETGLFTVPRLEDGQYAVSVTPPQDFTFPSQVAPSIFATRRVVDNRSYGLNGYLSRTDGTFTGEFTKQEPSFDIPLDPNLKQGQLQLQKQASQNTAVFGDFVEYELRVINRNDAVLFDVRVDDVMPRGFTYVAGSATLNGEPLDVVSGQNGLLQFNLGRMSISETGIVKYNLRVGPEARPGESTNRAIASGRTSGLLDSVSEQATATITIRDEGLFSDRAYIIGSVYVDRNGNGEKEAEELGIPHARIWFDDGTWVETDMRGDYSLYGIKPRTHIARLDNVTIPEFLTPKSHGSRYVSKGWSRIVDLTAGELHRANFALECKDVSTCLGREALSALVAERAETLDPNAILDAALSYEGLIGETVDNRNSRRGEQAGVDGDISAGLIRGARASAPIGGATPKAQAETARAPIDDVETPAQMTPEALAKTLTVEDGKSGKWFWPQAEEGLDDVISRDGKFIVATRKGISPTLYIDGEAVDKSNLGTLIENKSAKSQLVAWYGLNLEAGHHEIEVRGKDFFGNTRVLAKMSVLKPGKPERLEIITPDTPAFSGGDAMTSVEVHILDAKGTPAMGTHFVTLSMDAFGERVESLILEPDVQPKTPGHQVRVVNGVKRLSLKGPKKAGEYRVTASNGGELKTEQTLSFVEPMRDLMAVGLVELSGKKYSLSGLAEPALADEFPTEHDVDGRTSLFLKGRIKGDALLTFAYDSQKREDEGLFRDINPEAYYPIYGDASEKGFEAQSRSKVYVRVNKGGLSAMWGDFRTDIQNEESLTRTRRSLTGFNARAKDENWVGQVFAAETSEQVRVVRLRGRGTALDYQLPDAPIVRHSETLTIEVRDKDVPGLFVSETVLGLYQDYRIDDETGRLSLTAPLPSFDEFGNPVYLRARYETLGDGKEALTAGVRLNHETESSRVWAGLNYDEEGEIVDNRLTASVGAEVRTEKTRIWAEVGHMETTLIDDTKSNGNSARFGIETSVLGGELKAEGAFAEDDFENADAPILAGRVEGRTDFTRSIGKKTSLNAKATHSETLETGNARSTAVALMQTRLDNWTISAGPKYVRSKTEQEISTQTSAVLRVEHGLNIFGRKASTFIEGEQNLDESNARIKIGGDMNVREDTRIYASYALVDEIDDRTIVDGLTEFNDRNGQSRVVIGAETSILKNTTAYGEWRVADSLDGHTGEVGYGLRSSWEITDGITVAPQFEYSQNTGTDEEVDTSWSLSAAIADRRSETARRTLRAELRDTTNSTYYGARAAWAQRLNENVTGAIKVDGAYDQSKDAEDLTRVKVTAGLARRPSESRSTDWFALYQFLTEDGRGTSRDLHLISAHANREFSSRWTLSGRAASKWESFGEQKGSTQLLGSRLIYNHSEKWDFEANAGLRTLDWGDVTQTSAGIAAAFKPEDNVRVKLGYNFTGFDDRDLDPKGYNAHGLYWNVTVALDESWFGWLQ; this is encoded by the coding sequence ATGTCTGGTTTTAAGGCCATTCTGTCCGCATGGGTTATTATAGGAACGTTTTTGGGTTGTAACGCATTTGCTGCAACGCCAGCAGGCTCTATTATTCTTAACCAAGCCACGGCGACGTATTTTGATAATGAACTCGATTCAGGATTTTCTGTCCTATCGACAATAGCCTCAGTACGCGTAAAGCCTAGACCAAATTTCGCCTTACTTAACGACGTTGAACTACAGGCAAATGCTGGTGAAACCGTTGTTTTCTCTCATATTATTGAAAATACAGGCAATCAGACAGATCGTTATTTTGTTGACGCTATGCCCATTCCATCGAACCTACAGCTTCAAGAGGTTCGTTTATTTCATGATATAAACCAAAATGGCGCCGTTGATCCAGAAGATCCGCAAATAAGCGAAACGGCTAGCCTTGTGCCAGGCAGCGCAATTTCAATATTATTGTCTGGCGAGGTGCCAACAACGGCCGTTGCGGGACAGGGGTATTATGGCTCCATTCGCGCCATTTCTCAGCAAGACCCTAATCTGGTGCAGGTCCGTATGGATGTTGCCCGCATAACGTCTGATGCCGCCTTTCGCGTTTTAAAATCAGCGATGCCGAATTGCGCCACACCCGTAGGGGAAAATGAGACAATCGAATATAACCTTCGGTTTTTGAACATTAACAAATTACAGTCATCCGTAATTGAATACACAATTGACGGCGCTGTTGAGAGAGGTTTCATCATCGAAGATGAGGTGCCAGCTAACACAGTCCTTTTGGAAAATGCCGTTAGTCAAGTCGCGCCATCAAGTGCAATCATTGTTGTAAGAGATGCCAGTTCTGGACGCCTCAGCGCTTATGAGAACTTTATCGAAAGCGATTTTGTTGAATCAATTGGCATCTTTATTCCAGAGAGTGCCATGACGTCAGGGCAATCGGGTAATCTGTCATTCAAGGTCAAACCTTCGGAGAATATTACACCTGAAACGGTTGTGACAAATGTTGTCGCTGTGGATTTTGATCATGATGGCCAGACGGATATTGAGTCTAATCCTGTCTGTAATATGCTAGCGGCTAGCGGAGAGGGCGAAGAAGCAACGATTGAGTTTTTAGAACCAAATTTAGCTATTCGCAGAGCCGTGGCGCAGGCAAATTCTCAAACAAAAACAGTGCAGTTCGGGCCAAAACATGATGTAAACTCTGATTATGAGAATACAGGTCTGTATCGCTTAGAGAACTACCCGAACTATACGGTTGTTGGTGACGGTGTATATTTGCAGGTTCGTTCTTCCAGTTTTAATAAATCTTCATCCTTGGCGGACCGCCGCGACGATGACAAATTTATCCGTATTAAAATAGAGTCCAGTAAAACAGGTGATACGTTATATACGCGTGTGTTGGAAACAGAACCGAATAGCGGTCTCTTTCGTGTTGAAACGCCATTTCGTCTCTCCCTTACTGAGTTAGGGGCTGGCGGAGACTGCGGCCCCACAACTGAGGATCAATGCGTCCTTAAAAGCGCTGTCGGTGATGTGATTGGCGCGTCAATATTTGACGAAGGTATTCGCGCGACTTTGACAGCAAAGGCTTCAGTAAATCCTCAAGGCGTTGTTTTTGATTCTGCTAGTATGGCAAGTGTTTCGGGCGCTGAAGTAAACTTCATCAATGTTGATGGCTCTCCCGCTATTGACGGTCTGAGCGGAACCCCGGTGCCGCCACAAGTAACAAACGAAACAGGTTTATTTACAGTGCCTCGATTAGAGGATGGACAATATGCTGTTTCTGTGACCCCGCCTCAGGACTTTACCTTTCCGTCTCAGGTTGCGCCGTCTATTTTTGCGACGCGGCGCGTGGTGGATAACCGCTCCTATGGATTAAACGGTTATCTGAGCCGTACTGACGGGACATTTACGGGTGAATTCACAAAGCAAGAGCCGAGTTTTGATATACCGCTGGACCCGAATTTAAAGCAAGGGCAATTGCAACTTCAAAAGCAAGCGTCACAAAACACAGCAGTATTTGGGGATTTTGTTGAATATGAGCTTCGCGTCATAAACCGTAATGATGCCGTGCTTTTTGATGTCCGTGTGGATGACGTTATGCCTCGCGGCTTCACCTATGTCGCAGGATCGGCCACATTAAATGGTGAGCCTCTTGACGTTGTGAGTGGTCAAAACGGATTGCTGCAATTCAATTTAGGGCGAATGAGCATATCCGAGACTGGCATTGTCAAATATAACCTAAGAGTTGGTCCAGAAGCGCGGCCCGGCGAGTCGACCAATAGAGCGATTGCTTCCGGTCGCACCTCTGGTCTGTTGGACTCTGTTTCGGAACAAGCCACCGCAACAATCACCATACGTGATGAAGGCCTCTTTTCCGATAGAGCTTATATTATCGGCTCTGTCTATGTTGACCGAAATGGTAATGGCGAGAAAGAGGCTGAAGAGTTAGGCATACCTCATGCACGGATATGGTTTGATGACGGAACGTGGGTCGAGACCGATATGCGGGGCGATTATTCACTATATGGCATCAAACCGCGAACACACATTGCTCGTCTAGACAATGTTACTATTCCTGAATTTTTGACGCCAAAGTCTCATGGTTCTCGTTATGTATCAAAGGGTTGGTCACGGATTGTTGATCTAACGGCTGGTGAGCTTCATCGCGCAAATTTTGCTCTTGAATGTAAAGACGTGAGCACATGTTTAGGACGCGAAGCTCTGAGTGCGCTCGTTGCGGAGCGTGCGGAAACCCTTGACCCAAACGCTATATTGGATGCAGCCTTATCATATGAAGGTTTGATCGGCGAAACTGTTGATAATCGTAATTCGCGCCGCGGAGAACAAGCCGGCGTTGATGGGGATATTTCTGCGGGCCTTATCCGTGGAGCGCGGGCTTCTGCGCCAATCGGAGGCGCTACGCCGAAAGCTCAGGCGGAAACAGCCCGCGCCCCAATTGATGATGTTGAAACACCTGCGCAGATGACTCCCGAAGCGCTGGCCAAGACATTGACTGTAGAGGATGGAAAGTCAGGTAAGTGGTTCTGGCCACAAGCCGAAGAAGGCCTTGATGATGTTATTAGCCGTGATGGTAAGTTTATTGTTGCCACGCGAAAGGGTATTTCGCCGACATTGTATATTGATGGCGAAGCCGTTGATAAAAGCAATTTAGGCACGCTCATTGAAAATAAGTCCGCTAAGTCACAACTCGTGGCTTGGTATGGTTTGAATTTAGAAGCGGGCCACCATGAAATCGAAGTGCGCGGCAAGGACTTTTTTGGGAATACGCGGGTACTGGCGAAAATGTCAGTGCTTAAACCAGGAAAACCTGAGAGATTAGAGATTATAACGCCTGACACACCGGCCTTTTCTGGTGGAGATGCGATGACCTCTGTAGAAGTACATATTCTTGATGCGAAGGGTACGCCCGCAATGGGAACGCATTTTGTTACTTTGTCTATGGATGCTTTTGGTGAGCGTGTGGAATCCCTTATTCTTGAGCCTGATGTGCAGCCCAAGACACCAGGGCATCAGGTGCGCGTCGTTAACGGCGTAAAACGGCTTTCGTTGAAAGGACCAAAGAAGGCCGGCGAATATCGCGTAACGGCGAGCAATGGCGGCGAGCTTAAAACAGAACAGACCCTTTCCTTTGTTGAACCTATGCGAGATTTAATGGCTGTTGGTTTAGTTGAGTTGTCAGGCAAGAAATATAGCCTGTCTGGTCTTGCTGAACCTGCATTAGCTGATGAATTCCCAACAGAGCATGACGTAGATGGGCGGACTTCTTTGTTTTTAAAGGGTCGTATTAAAGGTGATGCTTTGCTTACCTTTGCTTATGATAGCCAAAAGAGAGAAGATGAAGGTTTGTTTCGGGACATTAACCCAGAGGCCTATTATCCTATTTATGGTGATGCGAGTGAAAAAGGTTTCGAAGCCCAGTCGCGCTCGAAAGTCTATGTGCGGGTGAACAAAGGCGGCCTCTCTGCAATGTGGGGTGATTTCCGTACAGATATTCAGAACGAAGAGTCATTGACGCGGACACGCCGATCTTTGACAGGATTTAATGCGCGCGCCAAAGACGAGAATTGGGTTGGACAGGTTTTTGCTGCAGAAACATCGGAACAGGTTCGTGTTGTCCGTCTTCGAGGGCGAGGTACGGCTTTGGACTATCAATTGCCAGATGCGCCGATTGTTCGGCACTCTGAAACCTTGACCATAGAAGTCCGAGACAAGGATGTGCCAGGGCTGTTTGTTTCGGAAACGGTTTTGGGGTTGTATCAAGACTACCGGATTGATGATGAAACAGGGCGATTGTCTTTGACGGCGCCATTGCCATCATTTGATGAATTTGGAAACCCTGTCTATCTGCGCGCTCGTTATGAAACGCTAGGCGATGGTAAAGAGGCTTTGACGGCGGGTGTTCGGTTAAATCATGAAACAGAGTCTAGCCGTGTTTGGGCTGGCTTGAATTATGATGAAGAAGGCGAAATCGTTGATAATCGCCTGACAGCCTCTGTGGGCGCAGAAGTTAGAACTGAAAAAACCCGTATTTGGGCCGAAGTAGGTCATATGGAAACCACACTGATTGATGATACAAAGTCAAACGGTAATTCAGCTAGATTTGGTATAGAAACCAGTGTCTTAGGCGGTGAACTTAAGGCTGAGGGTGCATTCGCAGAAGATGACTTTGAAAATGCAGATGCCCCGATTTTAGCTGGCCGAGTTGAAGGGCGTACGGACTTTACGCGTTCTATTGGCAAGAAGACTAGCCTGAATGCAAAAGCGACACATTCTGAAACATTGGAAACAGGAAATGCGCGTTCGACCGCTGTGGCTTTAATGCAAACCCGTCTCGATAATTGGACAATTAGCGCTGGGCCGAAATATGTTCGGTCAAAAACGGAGCAGGAGATATCTACTCAGACAAGTGCTGTTTTGCGTGTCGAACATGGTTTGAATATCTTTGGACGTAAAGCCTCTACTTTTATTGAGGGTGAACAAAATTTGGATGAGTCTAATGCGAGAATAAAAATTGGCGGTGACATGAATGTTCGCGAAGATACCCGTATTTATGCAAGCTATGCACTTGTTGACGAAATTGATGATCGCACGATTGTTGATGGTTTGACCGAGTTTAATGATCGTAATGGACAGTCGCGCGTCGTGATAGGTGCCGAAACGTCAATTTTGAAGAATACGACCGCTTATGGAGAATGGAGAGTCGCAGATAGTCTAGACGGCCATACGGGCGAGGTCGGATATGGATTGCGATCGAGTTGGGAAATCACAGACGGTATTACTGTGGCGCCGCAATTTGAATATTCCCAAAATACAGGGACGGATGAAGAGGTTGATACATCTTGGTCATTATCGGCGGCAATTGCGGACCGTAGAAGCGAGACAGCCAGAAGAACCCTTCGCGCGGAATTACGAGATACTACAAATTCCACATATTATGGCGCTCGGGCGGCTTGGGCTCAGAGGTTAAATGAGAACGTAACCGGCGCAATTAAAGTGGATGGTGCCTATGACCAATCCAAGGATGCTGAGGATCTGACACGGGTAAAAGTGACAGCAGGATTAGCACGCCGCCCGTCGGAAAGCCGCAGTACTGATTGGTTCGCGCTTTATCAGTTTTTGACGGAAGATGGCCGCGGTACTTCGCGTGATTTGCATCTTATTTCAGCTCACGCTAATCGCGAGTTTTCTAGTCGTTGGACTTTGTCTGGACGGGCGGCTTCAAAATGGGAGTCCTTCGGAGAGCAGAAGGGATCTACGCAATTACTTGGCTCGCGCTTGATATATAATCACTCAGAAAAATGGGATTTTGAAGCGAATGCTGGCTTAAGAACTTTGGACTGGGGCGATGTTACTCAGACTTCTGCTGGGATTGCTGCTGCGTTTAAGCCAGAAGATAA